A window of the Alnus glutinosa chromosome 4, dhAlnGlut1.1, whole genome shotgun sequence genome harbors these coding sequences:
- the LOC133865824 gene encoding 110 kDa U5 small nuclear ribonucleoprotein component CLO, whose amino-acid sequence MDDSLYDEFGNYIGPEIESDGESDREDEDEDLEDRPTEEAEESDGEDAAAASNGWITASTDIDMDNQIVLAEDKKYYPTAEEVYGEDVETLVMDEDEQPLEQPIIKPVRNIKFEVGVKDSSMYVPTQFLVGLMSNPILVRNVALVGHLQHGKTVFMDMLIEQTHHMSTFDAHSEKHLRYTDTRIDEQERRISIKAVPMSLVLEDSNSKSYLCNIMDTPGHVNFSDEMTAALRLADGAVLIVDAAEGVMVNTERAIRHAIQDRLPIVVVINKVDRLITELKLPPKDAYFKLRHTLEVINNNISAATSIVGNVPVIDPAAGNVCFASATAGWSFTLQSFAKLYVKLHGIPFDADKFASRLWGDQYYHPDARVFRKKPPPGGGERSFVQFVLEPLYRIYSQVIGEHKKSVEATLVEFGVTLPNAAYKLNVRPLLRLACSSVFGNASGFTDMLVQHIPSPKAAATRKVDHIYTGPKDSMIYKTMKNCDPDGPLMVNVTKLYPKSDCSVFDAFGRVYSGRIRTGQTVRVLGEGYSPDDEEDMTVKEVTKLWVYQARDRTPIAEAPAGSWVLIEGVDASIMKTATLCDEDVARYEDVYIFRPLQFNTLPVVKTATEPLNPSELPKMVEGLRKISKSYPLAITKVEESGEHTILGTGELYLDSIMKDLRELYSEVEVKVADPVVSFCETVVESSSMKCFAETPNKKNKITMIAEPLERGIAEQIENGEVSIDWSRKRIGEFFEKNHHWDVLASRSIWAFGPDKQGPNILLDDTLSGEVDKNLLNAVKDSIVQGFQWGAREGPLCDEPIRNVKFKIVDARIAPEPLHRGSGQIIPTARRVAYSAFLMATPRLMEPMYYVEIQTPIDCVSAIYTVLSRRRGHVTADVPQPGTPAYIVKAFLPVIESFGFETDLRYHTQGQAFCLSVFDHWAIVPGDPLDKSIVLRPLEPAPIQHLAREFMVKTRRRKGMSEDVSINKFFDEAMMVELAQQAADLHQQML is encoded by the exons ATGGATGATAGTTTATATGATGAGTTCGGAAACTATATTGGACCTGAAATTGAGTCTGACGGAGAGAGTGAcagagaagatgaagatgaagatcttGAAGACAGGCCCACTGAAGAGGCCGAGGAATCGGATGGTGAGGATGCAGCCGCTGCCTCAAATGGGTGGATAACGGCTTCAACTGACATTGATATGGATAACCAGATTGTCCTTGCTGAGGACAAGAAGTACTACCCGACTGCTGAAGAGGTTTATGGTGAAGATGTTGAAACGTTGGTTATGGATGAAGATGAGCAACCTTTGGAGCAACCAATAATTAAACCTGTTAGGAATATCAAGTTTGAGGTTGGGGTGAAGGATTCTTCCATGTATGTTCCTACCCAATTTCTTGTGGGTCTCATGTCAAATCCCATTCTGGTTCGGAATGTTGCTCTTGTCGGTCACCTTCAGCATGGGAAAACTGTCTTCATGGATATGTTGATTGAGCAAACACACCATATGTCCACATTTGATGCGCACAGCGAGAAGCATTTGAGGTACACAGATACGAGGATTGATGAACAAGAGAGAAGGATATCAATTAAAGCAGTTCCAATGTCGCTTGTTCTTGAAGATAGCAATTCAAAATCGTACCTGTGTAACATTATGGACACCCCTGGGCATGTTAATTTCTCTGATGAAATGACTGCTGCTCTCAGACTTGCCGATGGCGCTGTATTGATTGTGGATGCTGCTGAAGGAGTAATG GTAAATACAGAGAGGGCTATACGCCATGCAATCCAAGATCGCCTACCTATTGTAGTTGTAATCAATAAG GTTGACAGGCTGATAACAGAACTTAAACTGCCCCCAAAGGATGCTTACTTTAAGCTAAGGCATACGTTGGAAGTCATCAATAACAACATATCTGCTGCCACTTCTATTGTTGGCAATGTGCCAGTTATAGACCCAGCTGCTGGAAATGTTTGTTTTGCAAGTGCTACAGCAGGGTGGTCCTTCACTTTGCAATCATTTGCTAAACTATATGTCAAACTCCACGGGATCCCATTTGATGCTGATAAGTTTGCATCTCGGCTCTGGGGAGATCAATATTATCATCCGGATGCTCGAGTTTTTAGGAAGAAACCCCCTCCAGGTGGAGGGGAAAGATCATTTGTCCAGTTTGTGCTTGAACCCCTTTACAGAATATATAGCCAAGTGATTGGCGAACATAAAAAGAGTGTGGAAGCTACTCTTGTGGAATTTGGCGTCACTCTTCCAAATGCAGCTTACAAATTAAACGTCAGGCCTTTGCTGAGGCTGGCTTGTAGCTCAGTTTTTGGTAATGCCTCAGGCTTTACTGATATGCTGGTTCAGCATATACCTTCCCCCAAAGCTGCTGCAACAAGGAAGGTTGATCATATATATACTGGGCCAAAAGACTCTATGATCTACAAGACCATGAAGAATTGTGATCCTGATGGGCCTTTAATGGTTAATGTGACCAAGCTGTACCCCAAGTCAGACTGTAGTGTCTTTGATGCTTTTGGTAGGGTCTATAGTGGCAGGATTAGGACAGGGCAGACTGTACGTGTTTTAGGAGAAGGCTATTCCCCAGATGATGAGGAGGACATGACAGTAAAAGAAGTGACAAAATTATGGGTTTATCAAGCTCGAGATAGGACGCCAATAGCCGAGGCTCCTGCTGGTTCTTGGGTTCTCATTGAAGGCGTGGATGCTTCCATAATGAAAACTGCCACACTTTGTGATGAGGATGTGGCACGTTATGAGGATGTCTACATCTTCCGGCCTCTCCAGTTCAACACTCTTCCAGTTGTGAAAACGGCTACTGAGCCTTTAAATCCAAGTGAGTTGCCTAAAATGGTGGAGGGTCTTAGGAAGATCAGCAAGAGCTATCCTCTAGCCATTACAAAAGTTGAGGAGTCGGGGGAGCACACTATTTTAGGCACAGGAGAGTTGTACTTGGATTCAATCATGAAGGACCTTAGAGAGCTCTATTCTGAAGTAGAAGTCAAG GTAGCTGATCCTGTTGTTTCGTTCTGTGAAACTGTGGTGGAGTCTTCATCAATGAAATGTTTTGCTGAAACgccaaacaaaaagaataaaataaccATG ATTGCAGAGCCTTTGGAGAGAGGAATTGCGGAGCAAATTGAGAATGGTGAAGTGAGCATTGATTGGAGTAGAAAGCGAATTGGTGAATTCTTTGAGAAGAATCATCACTGGGATGTGCTTGCATCACGGTCCATATGGGCATTTGGCCCCGACAAGCAG GGTCCTAACATTCTATTAGACGACACACTCTCAGGTGAAGTTGACAAGAATTTGCTGAATGCTGTCAAGGATTCCATTGTTCAGGG ATTTCAATGGGGTGCTCGAGAAGGACCTCTCTGTGATGAACCCATAAGGAATGTTAAGTTCAAAATAGTTGATGCAAGGATTGCACCTGAGCCACTGCATCGGGGATCTGGTCAAATCATTCCTACCGCTCGACGTGTGGCCTATTCAGCTTTCCTTATGGCAACCCCACGCCTTATGGAACCAATGTATTATGTAGAG ATACAAACCCCAATCGACTGTGTCTCTGCAATCTACACAGTGTTATCTCGCAGGCGTGGGCATGTTACAGCTGATGTTCCTCAACCAGGGACCCCAGCTTATATTGTTAAG GCATTTTTACCTGTCATAGAATCATTTGGTTTTGAGACAGACTTGAGGTACCATACTCAAGGACAAGCTTTTTGCCTCTCGGTGTTTGATCATTGGGCTATCGTTCCTGGGGACCCTCTGGACAAGAGCATTGTTCTGCGGCCACTTGAACCGGCCCCAATTCAGCACCTTGCTCGTGAATTTATGGTGAAGACAAGGCGGAGAAAG GGAATGAGTGAAGATGTGAGCATTAACAAGTTCTTTGATGAGGCTATGATGGTGGAGCTCGCCCAGCAGGCAGCTGATCTTCATCAGCAAATGTTGTGA
- the LOC133867170 gene encoding putative glycerol-3-phosphate transporter 5 encodes MQSRTQTLAPALTLFPTLKPPHKTLTFHQTLVLILTFFAYASFHASRKPPSIVKSVLGPEIQSNSTRIRSDSGWAPFDGPQGTHRLGELDLAFLSSYSIGMYFAGHVGDRIDLRLFLVFGMMGSGAFTIVLGLGYWLKVHLLWFFVGVQVVCGLFQSIGWPCVVAVVGNWFGKEKRGLIMGVWNSHTSVGNVIGSVVASGVLEFGWGWSFVLPGVLVIVVGMVVFMFLVVSPEDLGLGLELESPAMEIELKVDSERLESEEAGLLERERSDTLNAIGFLEAWRLPGVAPFAFCLFFSKLVAYTFLYWLPFYIRHTAVAGVHLSHKASGILSTIFDIGGVFGGILAGYISDMIDARAVTSILFLLLSIPALIFYRLYGSLSMFANIGLMFLSGLLVNGPYSLITTAVATDLGTQSSVRGNSRALATVTAIIDGTGSVGAALGPLLAGYISTRGWNSVFFMLILATFCASLFLIRVARTEIKGRLNDGKWFWNSISSN; translated from the exons ATGCAATCCAGAACCCAAACTCTAGCTCCAGCTCTGACTCTCTTCCCAACCCTCAAACCCCCTcacaaaaccctaacttttcaCCAAACCCTAGTCCTAATCCTCACGTTCTTCGCCTACGCTTCCTTCCACGCCTCTCGGAAGCCCCCGAGCATCGTCAAGAGCGTGCTCGGGCCCGAAATTCAATCTAATTCGACCCGAATCCGATCCGATTCGGGTTGGGCCCCGTTCGACGGGCCCCAGGGGACCCACCGTCTCGGCGAGCTCGACCTCGCATTCCTCTCGTCATATTCGATCGGAATGTACTTTGCCGGTCACGTTGGTGATCGGATCGATCTGAGGCTGTTCCTTGTATTTGGGATGATGGGTAGTGGTGCTTTTACGatagttttagggttagggtattggTTGAAAGTGCATTTGTTATGGTTCTTTGTGGGGGTTCAGGTTGTGTGTGGGCTTTTTCAGTCGATTGGGTGGCCTTGTGTGGTGGCAGTTGTGGGGAATTGGTTTGGGAAGGAAAAGAGGGGGTTGATAATGGGGGTATGGAACTCGCATACCTCGGTCGGGAATGTTATCGGGTCAGTCGTGGCATCTGGTGTGTTGGAATTTGGGTGGGGTTGGTCCTTTGTGTTGCCTGGTGTGTTGGTGATTGTGGTTGGGATGGTGGTGTTTATGTTTCTTGTTGTGAGTCCTGAGGacttggggttggggttggagtTGGAGTCTCCTGCAATGGAGATTGAGTTGAAAGTGGATTCGGAGAGACTGGAATCGGAGGAGGCGGGGCTTCTTGAGAGGGAGAGATCAGATACCTTGAATGCCATTGGGTTCTTGGAGGCGTGGAGGCTGCCGGGTGTGGCACCATTTGCTTTCTGCTTGTTTTTCTCAAAGCTGGTGGCTTACACTTTTCTGTATTGGCTGCCCTTCTACATAAGGCACACAG CTGTTGCTGGTGTGCATCTGTCGCATAAAGCTTCCGGGATCCTCTCAACAATTTTCGACATTGGAGGAGTCTTTGGTGGAATTTTGGCAGGATACATATCTGATATGATTGATGCCCGTGCGGTTACTTCAATTCTGTTCTTGTTACTATCAATTCCAGCCCTTATTTTCTACAGGTTATATGGAAGCCTCTCCATGTTTGCCAACATTGGATTGATGTTTCTTTCTGGGTTGCTTGTAAATGGCCCCTACTCGCTTATCACAACAGCTGTTGCAACTGATCTTGGTACCCAGAGTTCTGTCAGAGGGAATTCCCGTGCATTAGCTACTGTTACTGCAATTATAGATGGTACTGGCTCTGTTGGGGCAGCTCTTGGTCCACTGTTGGCTGGGTATATTTCCACCAGAGGATGGAACAGTGTCTTTTTTATGCTTATTCTTGCTACTTTCTGTGCAAGTTTGTTCTTGATTCGCGTGGCAAGAACTGAGATTAAAGGGAGACTGAATGACGGAAAATGGTTTTGGAACAGCATCAGCTCAAATTGA